From Haliaeetus albicilla chromosome 15, bHalAlb1.1, whole genome shotgun sequence, a single genomic window includes:
- the ZC3H13 gene encoding zinc finger CCCH domain-containing protein 13 isoform X3, protein MKNKRQDVEAEPQKRSTEESSSPVRKESSRGRHREKEDIKITKERTPESEEENGDWETNREDSDNGDVNYDYDHELSLEMKRQKIQRELMKLEQENMEKREEIVIKKEISPEVARSKLSPSPSPRKSSKSPKRRSSPKSSSSASKKEKKASTVSSPLLDQQRSSKSNQSKKKGPRTPSPPPPVQEETPLGKKHKEKHKAKERSEEKAREVKERGRDFERHKEKKEKQRDPSESSHRQKRSPSPADHSGSNSSPSREYSPPAARRRQTSRAPAKSTTHKHNFSPSRRSASPSGQHHSPISSRHHSSSSQSGSSVQRHSPSPHRKRTPSPSYQRTASPPTRRSSSPYPQHSSPQRKRSPSRHRSPAREKGRHDRDRTSQSHDRRHERRDDTRGKREKERETRDDRDYDQEQSTSRDHRDDRESRDGRDRRETRDNRDRREPRESRDTRDSRDTRDYSRDTKDSRDQRDSRSTRDSHDYRDRESRDTHKKDDQYQEDSRSYGRSHGREESSRAETRNDSRSDSRNESRSDRTGRSRGRGPELSDKGSRGTRGSQVDGHSSSGNYHDSWESRSSYPDRDRYDSREQARDSSFERRHGERDRRDNRERDQRASSPVRHQGRSDDLERDERREERRVDRSDDRRDERARERERERERDRERERERDREREREKERELERDRARERERERERDKDRDRERDRDRDHDREREREREREKEREREREERERERERERDRERERERERGRDRDKERDRQRDWDDKEKGREDRRDKREDIREERSSRDVHEERKSKKRHRNESSPSPRQSPKRRREHSPDSDAYNSGDDKNEKHRLLSQVVRPQESRSLSPSHVTEERQSRWKEEERKSDRKESSRRYEEPDFKERVSSADKQREQPDASESSRSRVQENLGHRPSEERDASDRMHDDSKKKSKVQKKATKKKKDDDSAVERYANESMTEESQVFSPKKGQKKKNVEKKRKRSKGDSEVSDEEIVPHHKKKKGPRTPPVTKEELVEAPPEKPVAEVPQKREDTTFSDWSDEDVPERGDIVVPERSTEESHRKSHRTRGEKVEAPHVTIEDGPHRKPVDQKRSSSLGSNRSHASSRLRSPSNESAHRSGDDQTGRKRILHSSSRDRDRDRDREKKSLEITGERKSRIDQLKRGEPSRSTSSDRQDSRSHSSRRSSPESDRQVHSRSGSFDSRERLQERDRHEHDRERERDRREGRQRDWDRDVDKDWPRSRERERLREREREREKRRELDRERERQLPDTAERERERTLDITSQKESTKHSEPKLDRDHEKEFDGVCRDSVASEKERADKDLGPLQGFEDGNEAEKVESLEGGEDEAKIDDVQSLGSGAGEYEPISDDELDEILAGDAEKREDQQEDEKMPGKNPVDVIDVDWSSLMPKQPKEPREPGAALLKFTPGAVMLRVGISKRLAGPELFTKIKETCQRVLEKPKDAENLFEHELGALNMAALLRKEERAGLLSNLGPCCKALCFRRDSAIRKQLMKNEKGATKQTYTNSAAMDSDLLRLSLRLFKRKTVCQVPGQEKTEDSKIPQPAIQQEVCVS, encoded by the exons ATGAAGAACAAACGTCAAGACGTTGAGGCAGAGCCACAGAAACGAAGTACAGAGGAGTCGTCCTCTCCTGTTAGG AAAGAGTCTTCACGAGGAAGACATAGAGAAAAGGAGGATATCAAAATTACAAAGGAGAGAACACCAGAAAGTGAAGAGGAAAATGGGGATTGGGAAACAAATAGAGAAG actcTGATAATGGAGATGTTAATTATGATTATGATCACGAGCTGTCTTTGGAAATGAAGCGCCAAAAGATTCAGAGAGAACTCATGAAGTTGGAACAGGAAAACATGGAGAAACGAGAGGAAATAGTCATTAAAAAAGAG ATTTCTCCAGAGGTGGCTAGATCTAAATTATCACCATCACCATCACCAAGAAAGTCTAGCAAATCTCCAAAACGAAGATCCAGTCCCAAATCATCTTCTTCGGCTagtaagaaagagaagaaagcgTCTACTGTATCTTCCCCACTTTTGGATCAGCAGAG GAGTTCTAAAAGTAACCAGAGTAAAAAGAAAGGTCCTCGTACCCCTagtcctcctcctccagtaCAAGAGGAAACTcccctggggaaaaaacacaaagaaaaacataaagcaaaagaaCGTTCAGAAGAAAAGGCAAGGGAGGTGAAAGAGAGAGGGCGTGACTTTGAAAggcacaaggagaaaaaagagaagcagag GGATCCCTCTGAAAGCTCCCATAGACAGAAGCGTTCTCCTAGTCCTGCAGATCATTCTGGCAGTAATTCTTCCCCTTCCAGGGAGTACTCACCACCTGCTGCAAGGCGAAGACAAACCTCCCGAGCTCCAGCCAAGTCAACCACTCACAAACATAACTTCTCACCCTCTCGCAG GTCTGCTTCCCCATCAGGTCAGCATCATTCTCCCATATCCTCCAGACATCACTCCTCTTCATCACAGTCAGGCTCCTCTGTTCAAAGGCATTCTCCTTCCCCACACCGCAAAAGAACTCCTTCTCCATCCTATCAAAGGACAGCTTCCCCGCCGACAAGGCGATCATCTTCTCCCTATCCCCAACACTCTTCTCCTCAGAGGAAGCGAAGCCCTTCGAGACACCGATCTCCTgcaagagaaaagggaagacaTGATCGTGATCGGACTTCACAGTCTCATGATAGGCGCCACGAAAGGCGGGATG ACActagagggaaaagggaaaaagaaagagaaacaagagatGATCGTGATTATGACCAGGAGCAGAGTACCTCCAGGGATCACAGAGATGACAGAGAGTCTCGTGATGGAAGAGATCGGAGGGAGACAAGAGACAACAGAGATCGGAGGGAGCCAAGGGAATCCAGAGACACTCGAGACTCCAGAGATACAAGGGATTATAGCAGAGATACCAAAGATAGTCGTGATCAGAGAGACTCGCGCTCTACACGAGATTCCCATGActacagagacagagagagtCGCGATACCCATAAAAAGGATGACCAGTATCAGGAGGACTCCCGCAGCTATGGAAGATCCCATGGCAGAGAGGAGAGCTCTCGTGCTGAAACAAGGAATGACTCCAGAAGTGACTCCAGAAATGAGAGCAGAAGCGATAGAACTGGCAGAAGTCGAGGCAGAGGTCCAGAATTATCTGACAAGG GAAGTCGGGGGACTAGAGGATCCCAGGTTGATGGTCACAGCAGTAGTGGGAACTACCATGACAGCTGGGAATCAAGGAGTAGCTACCCTGATCGGGATCGCTATGACAGCCGAGAACAAGCAAGGGATTCCTCCTTTGAAAGAAGACATGGTGAACGCGACAGGCGTGACAACAGAGAGAGAG ATCAGAGAGCAAGCTCACCGGTACGACATCAAGGACGAAGTGATGACCTCGAGCGGgatgaaagaagagaagagcGAAGGGTAGATCGGTCTGATGATAGGAGAGACGAAAGGGCCCGGGAGAGAGAGCGAGAAAGGGAGCGGGACcgagagagggaaagagaaagagaccgggagagggaaagggagaaggaaagagagttGGAACGAGATCGTGCTCGGGAacgggagagggagagagagcgGGACAAAGACAGGGACCGCGAGCGGGACCGAGACAGGGACCATGACAGGGAAAGGGAacgggagagggagagggagaaggagcgAGAACGAGAGCGGGAGGAACGAGAAAGGGAGCGAGAGCGAGAAAGAGATCGAGAGCGGGAACGAGAAAGGGAGAGAGGTCGAGACAGGGATAAAGAAAGAGACCGCCAGAGAGACTGGGAcgacaaagaaaaaggaagggaggaccGCAGGGATAAGAGAGAAGATATCCGAGAAGAAAGAAGTTCAAGAGATGTCcatgaggaaagaaaatccaA GAAGCgtcacagaaatgaaagcagtcCAAGTCCTCGTCAGTCACCCAAACGTCGCCGTGAGCACTCTCCTGATAGTGATGCTTACAACAGTGGCGATGATAAAA ATGAAAAGCACAGACTTCTGAGCCAGGTTGTGCGGCCACAGGAATCCCGGTCACTGAGCCCCTCTCATGTTACAGAAGAGCGGCAGAGTCGCTGGAAAGAAGAAGAGCGAAAATCggacagaaaggaaagctcCCGGCGTTACGAAGAACCAGATTTTAAAGAGAGGGTTTCTTCAGCAGATAAGCAAAGAGAGCAACCAGATGCTTCAGAAAGCTCCCGGTCCAGGGTTCAGGAAAATCTTGGACACCGTCCCTCTGAAGAAAGAGATGCTTCTGATAGAATGCATGATGACAGCAAGAAGAAGTCCAAGGTACAGAAAAAGGccacaaagaagaagaaagatgatgaCAGTGCGGTGGAAAGGTATGCTAATGAATCAATGACTGAGGAAAGCCAGGTCTTTTCACCCAAGAAaggtcaaaaaaagaaaaatgtagagaAAAAGCGGAAGAGATCCAAGGGTGATTCTGAAGTTTCTGATGAAGAAATTGTTCCACAtcataaaaagaagaaagggccAAGAACACCCCCTGTAACAAAAGAAGAATTGGTTGAAGCACCACCTGAGAAACCTGTGGCAGAAGTCCcacaaaaaagagaagatacAACATTTAGCGACTGGTCAGATGAAGATGTTCCTGAACGTGGTGACATCGTTGTTCCAGAAAGAAGTACTGAGGAATCCCATAGAAAAAGTCACAGGACAAGGGGAGAAAAGGTGGAAGCCCCTCACGTTACTATAGAGGATGGACCACACCGTAAACCTGTGGATCAGAAGCGCAGCAGCAGCCTTGGTAGCAATCGGAGCCATGCCTCAAGCAGACTTAGATCCCCTTCCAATGAGTCAGCTCATCGCAGTGGAGATGACCAGACTGGACGGAAGAGGATCCTGCACAGTAGTTCCAGAGACAGGGatagggacagggacagggagaagaaaagcttaGAAATCACCGGGGAACGGAAGTCCAGAATCGATCAGTTGAAACGAGGGGAGCCCAGTCGCAGCACATCTTCAG atCGTCAAGATTCAAGAAGCCACAGTTCAAGAAGAAGTTCTCCTGAATCAGATCGTCAAGTCCATTCCAGATCTGGGTCCTTTGATAGCAGGGAAAGGCTTCAGGAGCGAGATCGACACGAACACGATCGGGAGcgagagagagacaggagagagggaagacagAGAGACTGGGACCGAGATGTTGACAAAGACTGGCCAAGGAGCAGGGAACGAGAAAGACTCCGAGAacgagagagggagagggagaaaagacgGGAGCTGGACAGAGAGCGAGAGAGACAACTACCTGATactgctgaaagagaaagagagagaactCTTGACATCACCTCTCAAAAAGAATCAACAAAGCACAGTGAACCGAAACTGGACAGAGATCATGAAAAGGAATTTGATGGTGTTTGTCGGGATTCAGtggcttcagagaaggaaagagcagaCAAAGATTTAGGACCTTTACAAGGTTTTGAAGATGGAAATGAGGCCGAAAAGGTAGAGAGTTTAGAAG GAGGAGAAGATGAAGCAAAGATTGATGATGTACAGTCACTGGGGTCTGGTGCTGGAGAATacgagccaatcagtgatgaTGAACTGGATGAAATTCTGGCAGGTGACGCTGAAAAGCGGGAGGATCAACAGGAGGATGAGAAGATGCCTGGTAAAA ATCCTGTGGATGTTATAGATGTAGATTGGTCCAGTCTTATGCCAAAGCAGCCAAAAGAACCACGTGAGCCTGGGGCTGCACTCCTAAAATTCACACCAGGTGCTGTTATGTTGAGAGTTGGTATTTCCAAGCGATTGGCAGGACCAGAACTCTTCACCAAAATTAAAGAGACTTGCCAGAGAGTGCTAGAAAAACCTAAAG
- the ZC3H13 gene encoding zinc finger CCCH domain-containing protein 13 isoform X4: MKRQKIQRELMKLEQENMEKREEIVIKKEISPEVARSKLSPSPSPRKSSKSPKRRSSPKSSSSASKKEKKASTVSSPLLDQQRSSKSNQSKKKGPRTPSPPPPVQEETPLGKKHKEKHKAKERSEEKAREVKERGRDFERHKEKKEKQRDPSESSHRQKRSPSPADHSGSNSSPSREYSPPAARRRQTSRAPAKSTTHKHNFSPSRRSASPSGQHHSPISSRHHSSSSQSGSSVQRHSPSPHRKRTPSPSYQRTASPPTRRSSSPYPQHSSPQRKRSPSRHRSPAREKGRHDRDRTSQSHDRRHERRDDTRGKREKERETRDDRDYDQEQSTSRDHRDDRESRDGRDRRETRDNRDRREPRESRDTRDSRDTRDYSRDTKDSRDQRDSRSTRDSHDYRDRESRDTHKKDDQYQEDSRSYGRSHGREESSRAETRNDSRSDSRNESRSDRTGRSRGRGPELSDKGSRGTRGSQVDGHSSSGNYHDSWESRSSYPDRDRYDSREQARDSSFERRHGERDRRDNRERDQRASSPVRHQGRSDDLERDERREERRVDRSDDRRDERARERERERERDRERERERDREREREKERELERDRARERERERERDKDRDRERDRDRDHDREREREREREKEREREREERERERERERDRERERERERGRDRDKERDRQRDWDDKEKGREDRRDKREDIREERSSRDVHEERKSKKRHRNESSPSPRQSPKRRREHSPDSDAYNSGDDKNEKHRLLSQVVRPQESRSLSPSHVTEERQSRWKEEERKSDRKESSRRYEEPDFKERVSSADKQREQPDASESSRSRVQENLGHRPSEERDASDRMHDDSKKKSKVQKKATKKKKDDDSAVERYANESMTEESQVFSPKKGQKKKNVEKKRKRSKGDSEVSDEEIVPHHKKKKGPRTPPVTKEELVEAPPEKPVAEVPQKREDTTFSDWSDEDVPERGDIVVPERSTEESHRKSHRTRGEKVEAPHVTIEDGPHRKPVDQKRSSSLGSNRSHASSRLRSPSNESAHRSGDDQTGRKRILHSSSRDRDRDRDREKKSLEITGERKSRIDQLKRGEPSRSTSSDRQDSRSHSSRRSSPESDRQVHSRSGSFDSRERLQERDRHEHDRERERDRREGRQRDWDRDVDKDWPRSRERERLREREREREKRRELDRERERQLPDTAERERERTLDITSQKESTKHSEPKLDRDHEKEFDGVCRDSVASEKERADKDLGPLQGFEDGNEAEKVESLEGGEDEAKIDDVQSLGSGAGEYEPISDDELDEILAGDAEKREDQQEDEKMPGKNPVDVIDVDWSSLMPKQPKEPREPGAALLKFTPGAVMLRVGISKRLAGPELFTKIKETCQRVLEKPKDAENLFEHELGALNMAALLRKEERAGLLSNLGPCCKALCFRRDSAIRKQLMKNEKGATKQTYTNSAAMDSDLLRLSLRLFKRKTVCQVPGQEKTEDSKIPQPAIQQEVCVS, encoded by the exons ATGAAGCGCCAAAAGATTCAGAGAGAACTCATGAAGTTGGAACAGGAAAACATGGAGAAACGAGAGGAAATAGTCATTAAAAAAGAG ATTTCTCCAGAGGTGGCTAGATCTAAATTATCACCATCACCATCACCAAGAAAGTCTAGCAAATCTCCAAAACGAAGATCCAGTCCCAAATCATCTTCTTCGGCTagtaagaaagagaagaaagcgTCTACTGTATCTTCCCCACTTTTGGATCAGCAGAG GAGTTCTAAAAGTAACCAGAGTAAAAAGAAAGGTCCTCGTACCCCTagtcctcctcctccagtaCAAGAGGAAACTcccctggggaaaaaacacaaagaaaaacataaagcaaaagaaCGTTCAGAAGAAAAGGCAAGGGAGGTGAAAGAGAGAGGGCGTGACTTTGAAAggcacaaggagaaaaaagagaagcagag GGATCCCTCTGAAAGCTCCCATAGACAGAAGCGTTCTCCTAGTCCTGCAGATCATTCTGGCAGTAATTCTTCCCCTTCCAGGGAGTACTCACCACCTGCTGCAAGGCGAAGACAAACCTCCCGAGCTCCAGCCAAGTCAACCACTCACAAACATAACTTCTCACCCTCTCGCAG GTCTGCTTCCCCATCAGGTCAGCATCATTCTCCCATATCCTCCAGACATCACTCCTCTTCATCACAGTCAGGCTCCTCTGTTCAAAGGCATTCTCCTTCCCCACACCGCAAAAGAACTCCTTCTCCATCCTATCAAAGGACAGCTTCCCCGCCGACAAGGCGATCATCTTCTCCCTATCCCCAACACTCTTCTCCTCAGAGGAAGCGAAGCCCTTCGAGACACCGATCTCCTgcaagagaaaagggaagacaTGATCGTGATCGGACTTCACAGTCTCATGATAGGCGCCACGAAAGGCGGGATG ACActagagggaaaagggaaaaagaaagagaaacaagagatGATCGTGATTATGACCAGGAGCAGAGTACCTCCAGGGATCACAGAGATGACAGAGAGTCTCGTGATGGAAGAGATCGGAGGGAGACAAGAGACAACAGAGATCGGAGGGAGCCAAGGGAATCCAGAGACACTCGAGACTCCAGAGATACAAGGGATTATAGCAGAGATACCAAAGATAGTCGTGATCAGAGAGACTCGCGCTCTACACGAGATTCCCATGActacagagacagagagagtCGCGATACCCATAAAAAGGATGACCAGTATCAGGAGGACTCCCGCAGCTATGGAAGATCCCATGGCAGAGAGGAGAGCTCTCGTGCTGAAACAAGGAATGACTCCAGAAGTGACTCCAGAAATGAGAGCAGAAGCGATAGAACTGGCAGAAGTCGAGGCAGAGGTCCAGAATTATCTGACAAGG GAAGTCGGGGGACTAGAGGATCCCAGGTTGATGGTCACAGCAGTAGTGGGAACTACCATGACAGCTGGGAATCAAGGAGTAGCTACCCTGATCGGGATCGCTATGACAGCCGAGAACAAGCAAGGGATTCCTCCTTTGAAAGAAGACATGGTGAACGCGACAGGCGTGACAACAGAGAGAGAG ATCAGAGAGCAAGCTCACCGGTACGACATCAAGGACGAAGTGATGACCTCGAGCGGgatgaaagaagagaagagcGAAGGGTAGATCGGTCTGATGATAGGAGAGACGAAAGGGCCCGGGAGAGAGAGCGAGAAAGGGAGCGGGACcgagagagggaaagagaaagagaccgggagagggaaagggagaaggaaagagagttGGAACGAGATCGTGCTCGGGAacgggagagggagagagagcgGGACAAAGACAGGGACCGCGAGCGGGACCGAGACAGGGACCATGACAGGGAAAGGGAacgggagagggagagggagaaggagcgAGAACGAGAGCGGGAGGAACGAGAAAGGGAGCGAGAGCGAGAAAGAGATCGAGAGCGGGAACGAGAAAGGGAGAGAGGTCGAGACAGGGATAAAGAAAGAGACCGCCAGAGAGACTGGGAcgacaaagaaaaaggaagggaggaccGCAGGGATAAGAGAGAAGATATCCGAGAAGAAAGAAGTTCAAGAGATGTCcatgaggaaagaaaatccaA GAAGCgtcacagaaatgaaagcagtcCAAGTCCTCGTCAGTCACCCAAACGTCGCCGTGAGCACTCTCCTGATAGTGATGCTTACAACAGTGGCGATGATAAAA ATGAAAAGCACAGACTTCTGAGCCAGGTTGTGCGGCCACAGGAATCCCGGTCACTGAGCCCCTCTCATGTTACAGAAGAGCGGCAGAGTCGCTGGAAAGAAGAAGAGCGAAAATCggacagaaaggaaagctcCCGGCGTTACGAAGAACCAGATTTTAAAGAGAGGGTTTCTTCAGCAGATAAGCAAAGAGAGCAACCAGATGCTTCAGAAAGCTCCCGGTCCAGGGTTCAGGAAAATCTTGGACACCGTCCCTCTGAAGAAAGAGATGCTTCTGATAGAATGCATGATGACAGCAAGAAGAAGTCCAAGGTACAGAAAAAGGccacaaagaagaagaaagatgatgaCAGTGCGGTGGAAAGGTATGCTAATGAATCAATGACTGAGGAAAGCCAGGTCTTTTCACCCAAGAAaggtcaaaaaaagaaaaatgtagagaAAAAGCGGAAGAGATCCAAGGGTGATTCTGAAGTTTCTGATGAAGAAATTGTTCCACAtcataaaaagaagaaagggccAAGAACACCCCCTGTAACAAAAGAAGAATTGGTTGAAGCACCACCTGAGAAACCTGTGGCAGAAGTCCcacaaaaaagagaagatacAACATTTAGCGACTGGTCAGATGAAGATGTTCCTGAACGTGGTGACATCGTTGTTCCAGAAAGAAGTACTGAGGAATCCCATAGAAAAAGTCACAGGACAAGGGGAGAAAAGGTGGAAGCCCCTCACGTTACTATAGAGGATGGACCACACCGTAAACCTGTGGATCAGAAGCGCAGCAGCAGCCTTGGTAGCAATCGGAGCCATGCCTCAAGCAGACTTAGATCCCCTTCCAATGAGTCAGCTCATCGCAGTGGAGATGACCAGACTGGACGGAAGAGGATCCTGCACAGTAGTTCCAGAGACAGGGatagggacagggacagggagaagaaaagcttaGAAATCACCGGGGAACGGAAGTCCAGAATCGATCAGTTGAAACGAGGGGAGCCCAGTCGCAGCACATCTTCAG atCGTCAAGATTCAAGAAGCCACAGTTCAAGAAGAAGTTCTCCTGAATCAGATCGTCAAGTCCATTCCAGATCTGGGTCCTTTGATAGCAGGGAAAGGCTTCAGGAGCGAGATCGACACGAACACGATCGGGAGcgagagagagacaggagagagggaagacagAGAGACTGGGACCGAGATGTTGACAAAGACTGGCCAAGGAGCAGGGAACGAGAAAGACTCCGAGAacgagagagggagagggagaaaagacgGGAGCTGGACAGAGAGCGAGAGAGACAACTACCTGATactgctgaaagagaaagagagagaactCTTGACATCACCTCTCAAAAAGAATCAACAAAGCACAGTGAACCGAAACTGGACAGAGATCATGAAAAGGAATTTGATGGTGTTTGTCGGGATTCAGtggcttcagagaaggaaagagcagaCAAAGATTTAGGACCTTTACAAGGTTTTGAAGATGGAAATGAGGCCGAAAAGGTAGAGAGTTTAGAAG GAGGAGAAGATGAAGCAAAGATTGATGATGTACAGTCACTGGGGTCTGGTGCTGGAGAATacgagccaatcagtgatgaTGAACTGGATGAAATTCTGGCAGGTGACGCTGAAAAGCGGGAGGATCAACAGGAGGATGAGAAGATGCCTGGTAAAA ATCCTGTGGATGTTATAGATGTAGATTGGTCCAGTCTTATGCCAAAGCAGCCAAAAGAACCACGTGAGCCTGGGGCTGCACTCCTAAAATTCACACCAGGTGCTGTTATGTTGAGAGTTGGTATTTCCAAGCGATTGGCAGGACCAGAACTCTTCACCAAAATTAAAGAGACTTGCCAGAGAGTGCTAGAAAAACCTAAAG